A stretch of Ferribacterium limneticum DNA encodes these proteins:
- the petA gene encoding ubiquinol-cytochrome c reductase iron-sulfur subunit: protein MSNQGKMDCGRRRLVVATAAVGGAGAVAALVPFVSSLLPSERAKAAGAPVEVDISKLEPGQMMTVEWRGKPVWIINRTKDMLDTLPKLADAVADPKSEKDQQPAYAKNDTRSVKPEIMVVVGICTHLGCSPSQKFKKGAEEGMTADWLGGFLCPCHGSTFDFAGRVYKSKPAPTNLEVPPHVYLADTRILIGEDKKGA from the coding sequence ATGAGCAATCAAGGAAAAATGGACTGCGGACGGCGGCGTCTGGTCGTTGCGACCGCAGCCGTGGGCGGGGCGGGCGCAGTTGCCGCTCTCGTGCCGTTCGTCTCCAGCTTGCTTCCATCCGAGCGAGCCAAGGCGGCAGGCGCTCCGGTCGAAGTCGATATCAGCAAGCTTGAGCCGGGTCAGATGATGACCGTCGAGTGGCGGGGCAAGCCGGTCTGGATTATCAATCGTACCAAAGACATGCTGGATACGCTGCCCAAGCTGGCCGATGCAGTGGCTGATCCGAAGTCGGAAAAGGATCAACAGCCAGCGTATGCCAAGAACGATACGCGTTCTGTCAAGCCGGAAATCATGGTCGTGGTTGGCATCTGTACTCACCTCGGTTGCTCTCCTTCGCAGAAGTTCAAGAAGGGTGCAGAAGAAGGCATGACTGCGGATTGGCTGGGCGGCTTCCTCTGTCCCTGTCATGGTTCGACCTTCGACTTTGCTGGTCGCGTTTACAAGTCGAAGCCTGCCCCGACCAACCTTGAAGTACCGCCGCACGTGTATCTCGCCGATACCCGTATTCTGATCGGCGAAGACAAGAAGGGAGCATAA
- the recR gene encoding recombination mediator RecR gives MNPSGLESLIEALRCLPGIGPKSAQRMAYHLLQRDRPGAQRLGDAVLHALQAIRHCQRCNTFTEADVCERCASPRRDPTLLCVVETPVDMNMMEQTLTYQGLYYVLMGKISPLDGVGPKDLGLDRLMSRVLDGVVKEVVLATNYTNEGEATAHYITAMLKPKGVAVTRIARGVPVGGELEYVDSGTLAQALRERKICGG, from the coding sequence GTGAATCCTTCGGGTCTGGAGTCTTTGATCGAAGCGCTGAGGTGTTTGCCCGGAATCGGGCCAAAATCAGCTCAGCGCATGGCTTATCACTTGTTGCAGCGTGACCGCCCAGGGGCTCAGCGTCTGGGCGATGCGGTCTTGCATGCATTGCAGGCCATCAGGCACTGCCAGCGATGCAATACCTTTACCGAAGCTGACGTTTGTGAGCGTTGCGCTTCTCCGCGACGGGATCCCACTCTCCTTTGCGTTGTTGAAACCCCTGTTGACATGAACATGATGGAGCAAACCTTGACTTATCAAGGGCTGTATTACGTTCTGATGGGCAAGATTTCGCCGCTGGATGGTGTCGGCCCCAAGGATCTGGGGTTGGATCGTTTGATGAGCCGCGTTCTCGATGGCGTCGTTAAAGAGGTTGTTTTGGCGACAAACTACACCAACGAAGGTGAGGCGACCGCCCATTACATCACTGCCATGCTTAAACCCAAGGGGGTGGCAGTGACGCGAATTGCGCGCGGCGTGCCGGTTGGTGGAGAGCTTGAGTATGTCGATAGCGGCACATTGGCGCAGGCATTACGCGAACGCAAGATCTGCGGTGGGTGA
- a CDS encoding YbaB/EbfC family nucleoid-associated protein — translation MMKGGLAGLMKQAQAMQENMKKAQDQLAQIEVEGVAGAGMVKVLMTCAHEVRRVNIDPSVMDDREMLEDLIAAALNDAVRRGEALSKDKMSGFTSGLNLPPGFKLPF, via the coding sequence ATGATGAAGGGTGGCTTGGCTGGCCTGATGAAACAGGCGCAGGCGATGCAGGAAAATATGAAAAAGGCTCAGGATCAACTGGCCCAGATCGAAGTCGAAGGTGTCGCCGGGGCTGGAATGGTCAAGGTTCTGATGACGTGTGCGCATGAAGTGCGTCGGGTCAACATAGATCCATCCGTGATGGATGATCGCGAAATGCTGGAAGATCTCATCGCAGCGGCCTTGAATGATGCCGTGCGTCGTGGTGAGGCGCTGAGCAAGGATAAGATGTCTGGCTTTACCTCTGGACTCAACTTGCCTCCCGGCTTCAAGCTGCCGTTCTGA
- the dnaX gene encoding DNA polymerase III subunit gamma/tau translates to MSYQVLARKWRPRNFSTLVGQEHVVRALTHALSEQRLHHAYLFTGTRGVGKTTLARILAKSLNCETGITATPCGTCSACQEIDSGRFVDLLEVDAATNTRVDEMRQLLENAVYAPTRGRFKVYVIDEVHMLSNSAFNAMLKTLEEPPEHVKFILATTDPQKIPVTVLSRCLQFNLKQMPAVAITGHLAQILQAEGIPFDQPALALVARSATGSMRDALSLLDQAIAHGAGKVEEAQVRSMLGTVDQDYLFAILEALRGADPAALLQVAADLGVRSLSFSAALQELGALLTRLQIVQWVPGTIDEDEPEKVRLTALAGAFSPEYVQLAYQIVNVGRAELAAAPDEYAGFVMTLLRLFAFRPSSVADVVGAALPRARVAGTMPKAISAAPVLPARAEPISVPAVVPKSAPVASGEMDWHQIVSSLALSGLARELAQNCELRQLSQNQCLLRLSPAQGHLQMKPNPDKLQQALREFFGRSLQVRIELAQNETVTPAETVGRQRQEQQERAVNAIAQDTFVRDVIECFDASIVESSIKPIG, encoded by the coding sequence ATGAGTTATCAAGTTCTTGCGCGCAAGTGGCGGCCGCGCAATTTTTCTACGCTGGTAGGGCAGGAACATGTTGTTCGTGCCTTGACGCATGCACTTTCTGAGCAGCGTCTGCATCATGCCTATCTTTTCACCGGTACTCGTGGCGTTGGAAAAACCACCTTGGCCCGGATTCTCGCCAAGTCATTGAATTGTGAAACAGGTATCACGGCAACACCGTGCGGTACCTGTTCAGCTTGTCAGGAAATCGATAGCGGTCGTTTTGTTGACCTGCTTGAGGTCGATGCTGCGACGAATACCCGCGTCGATGAAATGCGCCAATTGCTCGAGAATGCTGTTTATGCGCCAACTCGAGGGCGCTTCAAGGTCTATGTGATCGACGAAGTGCACATGCTTTCGAACTCTGCTTTCAATGCCATGTTGAAAACGCTTGAAGAGCCGCCAGAGCATGTGAAGTTCATTCTTGCAACGACGGATCCGCAAAAAATTCCTGTCACGGTTTTGTCCCGCTGTTTGCAATTCAATCTGAAGCAGATGCCGGCGGTGGCGATAACGGGGCATCTGGCTCAAATTCTCCAAGCTGAAGGGATTCCATTTGACCAGCCGGCGCTTGCCTTGGTCGCTCGTTCGGCAACAGGCAGTATGCGGGATGCGCTATCGCTCCTGGATCAGGCAATAGCGCACGGAGCCGGGAAGGTTGAGGAGGCTCAGGTTCGCAGCATGCTTGGTACGGTGGATCAGGATTATCTTTTCGCGATTCTTGAGGCTCTTCGGGGGGCTGATCCGGCGGCATTATTACAGGTGGCAGCAGATCTTGGTGTTCGAAGTCTTTCATTTTCGGCTGCATTGCAGGAGTTGGGTGCGCTGCTGACGCGTCTTCAGATTGTGCAGTGGGTGCCAGGTACAATCGATGAGGATGAACCAGAAAAAGTCCGTTTGACGGCACTGGCTGGTGCGTTTTCACCGGAATATGTTCAGTTGGCGTATCAGATTGTCAATGTTGGTCGTGCCGAACTGGCTGCAGCTCCCGACGAGTATGCTGGCTTTGTCATGACGCTACTCCGGTTGTTTGCCTTTCGCCCTAGTAGTGTGGCTGATGTTGTTGGTGCGGCACTCCCTCGCGCTCGTGTTGCTGGCACCATGCCCAAGGCGATCAGTGCTGCTCCAGTTTTGCCGGCGCGGGCCGAACCGATTTCTGTGCCGGCCGTTGTTCCGAAATCTGCGCCCGTGGCTAGCGGGGAGATGGATTGGCATCAGATTGTTTCATCGCTAGCTCTGTCAGGCTTGGCTCGGGAGTTGGCTCAGAACTGTGAGCTGAGGCAACTCAGTCAGAATCAGTGTTTGCTTCGTTTGTCCCCTGCGCAGGGGCATCTGCAAATGAAGCCTAATCCAGATAAATTACAGCAAGCCTTGCGTGAATTTTTTGGTCGTTCGCTACAGGTGCGCATTGAACTGGCACAGAACGAAACAGTTACCCCGGCAGAGACTGTTGGTCGCCAGCGACAAGAGCAGCAGGAGCGGGCGGTGAATGCAATCGCCCAGGATACGTTTGTACGGGACGTTATTGAATGTTTTGATGCGTCCATCGTTGAGTCTTCCATAAAACCAATCGGCTAA